The proteins below are encoded in one region of Rhodothermus profundi:
- a CDS encoding SDR family oxidoreductase yields the protein MELRNRIVFITGASSGIGSACAEAFARLGARLLLCARRLDRLKQLAEHLQHNYNVEVHVFALDVRDAAAVQQAIDNLPETWQAIEVLVNNAGLARALDPVYANQLDDINQMVDTNVKGLLYVTRAVVPGMLARGRGHIINIGSIAGHEVYPGGTVYCATKHAVGAITRGLKMDLHGTPIRVSTVDPGMVGETEFSLVRFGGDAERAARVYEGTRPLTPADVAEAVVWCATRPAHVNIAEIILIPTDQSSATMIARRTHEAS from the coding sequence ATGGAGTTACGAAACCGCATCGTCTTTATCACAGGCGCTTCTTCTGGGATCGGATCGGCCTGCGCCGAAGCGTTTGCGCGGCTGGGCGCGCGGCTGTTGCTCTGCGCTCGTCGGCTAGACCGTCTGAAGCAGTTGGCTGAGCATCTGCAGCACAACTATAACGTCGAGGTCCATGTCTTTGCTTTGGACGTGCGGGATGCGGCAGCCGTTCAGCAGGCCATCGATAACCTTCCAGAGACCTGGCAGGCTATTGAGGTGCTGGTAAACAATGCCGGGCTTGCCCGCGCGCTTGACCCAGTCTATGCCAACCAGCTCGACGACATAAATCAGATGGTTGACACCAACGTCAAAGGACTGCTCTATGTCACGCGGGCGGTGGTTCCCGGCATGCTGGCCCGAGGGCGTGGGCACATTATCAATATCGGGTCCATAGCCGGGCATGAAGTGTATCCCGGGGGAACAGTTTACTGCGCCACCAAGCACGCGGTGGGCGCCATTACCCGGGGACTCAAGATGGACCTGCACGGCACGCCTATTCGCGTTTCAACCGTTGACCCGGGTATGGTGGGAGAGACGGAGTTCAGCCTGGTCCGCTTTGGAGGCGATGCTGAACGGGCTGCCCGCGTCTATGAGGGCACGCGTCCGTTAACGCCAGCCGACGTGGCCGAGGCCGTTGTCTGGTGCGCTACACGTCCTGCGCATGTCAATATCGCGGAAATTATTTTGATACCCACCGACCAATCCTCGGCCACCATGATTGCGCGACGCACGCATGAAGCGTCATAG
- a CDS encoding OmpA/MotB family protein: MKRHSYGILLLYALVLTGCATQRLLVEQQAARIAQLEDSLAVLRDSLAFYDYIDSGQYAQDLRSLYETIDRLRYELAVCRDGGLRLAVELADDLFAPASAVLTDRGRQRLDALARRLHQFPEHRIRIEGYTDNVPIGARLKDRFPSNWELAAARAAAVARYFIDVHGLNPERLEVVSYGPTHPIGPNDTAEGRRLNRRVVIRAMPPLRKIP; the protein is encoded by the coding sequence ATGAAGCGTCATAGCTACGGCATCCTGTTACTTTATGCCCTGGTGCTAACCGGCTGCGCCACGCAGCGCCTACTGGTAGAGCAACAGGCGGCCCGCATTGCCCAACTGGAGGACTCCCTGGCGGTCTTGCGAGATTCTCTGGCCTTCTATGATTATATCGACTCGGGGCAGTATGCGCAGGACCTCCGCAGTCTCTACGAGACGATCGATCGGCTGCGCTATGAACTGGCCGTCTGTCGGGATGGAGGGTTGCGCCTCGCCGTGGAGCTGGCTGACGATCTGTTTGCGCCGGCCAGTGCTGTGTTAACCGACCGGGGACGTCAACGGCTGGATGCGCTGGCCAGGCGACTTCACCAATTTCCGGAGCATCGGATCCGCATTGAAGGCTACACAGACAACGTCCCCATCGGGGCACGGTTAAAGGATCGCTTCCCCAGCAACTGGGAGCTGGCCGCTGCGCGGGCAGCCGCGGTTGCTCGTTATTTCATTGACGTCCATGGTCTCAATCCTGAACGCCTGGAGGTGGTCTCCTATGGCCCCACGCATCCCATTGGTCCCAACGACACGGCCGAAGGCCGTCGGCTTAACCGTCGCGTGGTCATTCGGGCTATGCCTCCCTTGCGCAAAATTCCCTAG
- the pgeF gene encoding peptidoglycan editing factor PgeF, whose product MSQATSSVASQTAEAVRWLQPAFTADFPELLAGFSLRHGGVSAPPFATLNLGMSTGDRPAHVQENRRRLADAVGFEVERLALAGQVHGAKVCVASKPGLYPGCDALVTTERNLVLGITAADCAAVLLYDPVHQVVGACHAGWRGVISGVVTATVAAMQRLGARLETLWAYISPCIGLVHFEVGEEVAARFEPAVVYRQPEWTRPHVDLKQAIVRRLLQAGIPAAHLDVAPYDTAGCTADFFSYRAEGGRTGRMLGFIGQR is encoded by the coding sequence ATGTCGCAGGCAACGTCTTCGGTTGCATCGCAAACTGCGGAAGCTGTTCGTTGGCTTCAGCCGGCTTTCACAGCCGATTTTCCTGAGCTCCTCGCAGGGTTTAGCCTGCGCCACGGGGGAGTCAGTGCACCGCCGTTTGCTACGCTAAACCTTGGGATGAGCACGGGAGATCGGCCAGCGCATGTGCAGGAAAACCGACGTCGGTTGGCCGATGCGGTGGGGTTTGAAGTGGAGCGGTTGGCGCTGGCTGGCCAGGTACATGGGGCAAAGGTGTGCGTCGCGTCGAAACCTGGATTGTATCCGGGCTGCGATGCCCTGGTAACCACCGAACGCAATCTCGTGTTAGGGATTACAGCGGCCGATTGTGCGGCGGTGCTGCTTTACGATCCTGTGCACCAGGTAGTGGGAGCCTGCCATGCGGGGTGGCGCGGCGTGATAAGCGGAGTGGTTACGGCAACGGTTGCTGCGATGCAGCGCCTGGGAGCCCGTCTGGAAACGCTCTGGGCATACATAAGTCCGTGCATTGGTCTGGTGCATTTTGAAGTCGGCGAAGAGGTGGCCGCTCGTTTCGAGCCAGCGGTCGTGTATCGGCAGCCAGAATGGACTCGTCCTCACGTCGATTTAAAGCAGGCGATTGTGCGGCGTTTGCTACAGGCAGGGATTCCTGCAGCTCACCTTGACGTGGCGCCCTACGACACGGCCGGTTGCACGGCCGATTTCTTTTCCTATCGCGCCGAGGGGGGACGAACAGGCCGCATGCTGGGGTTTATCGGACAGCGCTAG
- the tenA gene encoding thiaminase II produces the protein MSSPVTLPDFPLAPPASLFARLRQAVAEDWLAYTQHPFVEQLGKGTLPEAAFRHYLVQDYRFLIHFARAWALALVKADTLEDMRHAADTISALLNEEMRLHVRYCARWGISEADLEDAPEAQANLAYTRYVLERGFSGDVLDLQVALAPCIVGYAEIGRALHAQFAESLAQNPYRDWIEMYAGEAYQQVARHAILQLDRLAARRLTEARFPDLVETFRQATRLEIAFWDMGLMQRF, from the coding sequence ATGTCGTCGCCGGTTACGCTGCCCGACTTTCCGCTGGCACCGCCCGCCAGTTTGTTTGCTCGGCTGCGCCAGGCCGTAGCTGAAGACTGGCTGGCCTACACGCAACATCCTTTTGTAGAACAACTGGGCAAAGGGACCCTGCCGGAAGCGGCTTTTCGGCACTACCTGGTGCAGGACTACCGGTTTCTGATTCATTTTGCACGAGCCTGGGCCTTGGCGCTTGTCAAAGCGGACACGCTGGAGGACATGCGCCACGCAGCCGATACGATCTCGGCGCTGCTCAATGAAGAGATGCGGCTCCACGTGCGCTACTGCGCCCGCTGGGGGATAAGCGAAGCGGATCTGGAAGATGCGCCGGAAGCCCAGGCTAACCTGGCCTATACCCGCTACGTTCTGGAACGCGGCTTTTCAGGCGATGTGCTGGATCTGCAGGTGGCCCTGGCTCCCTGCATTGTAGGGTATGCCGAAATTGGTCGAGCGCTTCATGCCCAATTTGCGGAATCACTCGCCCAGAATCCTTACCGGGACTGGATCGAAATGTATGCAGGCGAGGCCTACCAGCAGGTAGCCCGCCATGCCATCCTGCAACTGGATCGCCTGGCAGCCCGCCGGCTAACCGAAGCCCGGTTTCCTGACCTGGTCGAAACGTTTCGCCAGGCGACCCGCCTGGAGATAGCTTTCTGGGACATGGGGCTGATGCAACGTTTCTGA
- a CDS encoding transporter: MKCCSAGLLFLWLLVGSLYAQEVPPLTTDRPGIGVGAGVIAPGVFQLETGMSFDRISFARTYLYGPTLWRYGLAPSVEFRLHVPAYLVARGPEEKQQGFSDPLLGFKLGIYRARQTDHPEVGLLFELRLPRGASPFRAPAAQPSVTLAFDWPLHTSFSFSANGTFTSYWSNRKRFDEGLITATLNVALSEALPAGAYFGYAWMFGPGRDPHYLEGGLTLLLMPDLQLDVNGGVGLHARRTYFIGAGLVQRFRF, encoded by the coding sequence ATGAAATGTTGTAGCGCAGGATTGCTGTTTCTGTGGCTACTTGTCGGTTCCCTCTATGCTCAGGAGGTTCCGCCGCTGACCACCGACCGTCCTGGCATAGGGGTGGGGGCGGGCGTCATTGCTCCTGGTGTCTTTCAGCTTGAAACCGGTATGAGCTTCGACCGCATTTCTTTTGCCCGCACCTATCTCTACGGTCCTACGCTCTGGCGCTATGGGCTGGCCCCTTCTGTAGAGTTTCGCCTGCACGTACCCGCCTATCTGGTCGCCCGTGGTCCTGAGGAAAAGCAGCAGGGTTTTTCGGATCCTCTACTGGGATTCAAGCTGGGCATCTACCGAGCGCGTCAGACAGACCATCCGGAGGTCGGGTTGCTCTTTGAACTGCGTCTGCCCCGAGGCGCCTCACCTTTTCGCGCCCCTGCTGCTCAGCCTTCTGTGACGCTGGCATTTGACTGGCCCCTGCATACCTCGTTCAGCTTTTCGGCCAATGGTACGTTCACGAGCTACTGGTCCAACCGCAAACGTTTTGATGAAGGGCTCATTACGGCCACACTGAACGTTGCGCTGTCGGAGGCGCTGCCAGCAGGTGCTTATTTCGGGTATGCCTGGATGTTCGGACCGGGACGCGACCCGCATTATCTTGAAGGAGGATTAACGTTGCTGCTCATGCCGGATCTCCAGCTTGACGTAAACGGCGGCGTTGGCCTCCATGCGCGGCGCACCTATTTTATTGGAGCTGGTCTTGTCCAACGCTTTCGATTCTGA
- a CDS encoding shikimate dehydrogenase — translation MELATEVAIRATTRLVVLLGDPVAHSFSPLIHNTGFRIQGLDYVYLACRVPQDALPEAIAGLRALGFAGANVTIPHKERVRALLDQCTARAEAIGAVNTIICRPDAQGAVELIGDNTDVEGFLEPLRPLTPRLTAAEMVVLGAGGAARAVVYALLTAFRPTRLTIAARTPARGDALATDFAAYDSNQALQVVPWDKAAPFIRTARLIVNATPVGMHPQVEASPWPHAEDFAPEQIVYDLVYNPIQTRLLRAAARRGATTIDGLAMLIGQAAAAYQQWTGRLFPREAVQTALRPLLQR, via the coding sequence ATGGAGCTGGCTACAGAAGTTGCGATTCGCGCCACTACGCGTCTGGTTGTTCTGCTGGGCGATCCGGTCGCCCACTCCTTCTCACCGCTCATTCACAACACAGGATTTCGAATCCAGGGCCTGGATTATGTCTACCTGGCCTGCCGCGTCCCTCAGGACGCCCTTCCGGAGGCCATAGCTGGCCTGCGCGCGCTTGGCTTTGCCGGTGCCAATGTAACCATTCCCCACAAAGAGCGGGTGCGGGCGCTGCTGGATCAGTGCACGGCGCGGGCTGAGGCGATAGGAGCTGTCAACACGATTATCTGTCGCCCTGATGCGCAGGGCGCCGTGGAGCTGATCGGCGACAATACCGATGTGGAAGGCTTTCTGGAGCCTCTGCGTCCGCTGACCCCACGGCTGACGGCGGCGGAAATGGTGGTGCTGGGTGCTGGCGGCGCTGCCCGAGCTGTGGTGTACGCCTTGCTCACCGCGTTTCGGCCAACGCGCCTGACCATTGCAGCCCGCACGCCTGCGCGAGGGGACGCCCTGGCAACCGATTTCGCTGCTTACGATTCGAATCAGGCATTGCAGGTTGTGCCCTGGGACAAAGCTGCCCCGTTTATTCGCACGGCGCGCCTCATCGTCAATGCCACGCCGGTGGGCATGCATCCTCAGGTTGAAGCCTCACCCTGGCCCCATGCAGAAGATTTCGCGCCCGAGCAGATCGTTTATGATCTGGTATACAATCCTATCCAGACCCGTCTGTTGCGTGCGGCGGCCAGGCGGGGTGCAACTACCATCGACGGACTGGCCATGCTGATCGGACAAGCAGCCGCAGCCTACCAGCAATGGACCGGCCGCCTCTTCCCTCGCGAGGCGGTCCAGACCGCCCTGCGGCCTCTGCTTCAGCGCTAG
- a CDS encoding protein-L-isoaspartate(D-aspartate) O-methyltransferase, with protein sequence MMEDDPLYRRRRLRLVETLREKGIQDERVLEAIARVPRHLFVEPALRLRAYDDVALPIGLKQTISQPFTVAYQTQLLEVQPGDRVLEIGTGSGYQAAILCALGARVFTIERHRPLLERALARLEALGYRVVARHGDGSQGWPAFAPFDGIVVTAGATEIPPALCAQLRMPEGNRPGGRLVIPVGNAHQQRMTRVRCTGPGTYETETMHVFRFVPLIRENDETNS encoded by the coding sequence ATGATGGAGGATGATCCGCTGTACCGACGGCGGCGTCTTCGGCTGGTGGAGACGCTGCGCGAGAAAGGAATTCAAGATGAACGGGTGCTGGAGGCTATTGCGCGCGTGCCCCGCCATCTGTTTGTAGAACCAGCATTACGGTTGCGGGCCTATGACGATGTAGCGCTACCTATCGGCCTGAAACAGACCATCTCGCAGCCCTTCACCGTGGCCTATCAGACGCAACTGCTGGAGGTGCAGCCGGGAGACCGCGTGCTGGAAATCGGAACAGGTAGTGGATATCAGGCCGCCATTCTGTGCGCCTTAGGGGCTCGCGTGTTTACCATCGAACGGCATCGGCCGTTGCTGGAACGGGCCCTGGCGCGTTTAGAAGCACTGGGCTATCGGGTGGTAGCGCGTCATGGAGACGGCTCGCAGGGCTGGCCTGCCTTTGCGCCGTTCGACGGGATTGTCGTGACGGCCGGGGCAACCGAAATTCCACCTGCCCTGTGCGCGCAACTACGCATGCCTGAAGGAAATCGCCCGGGAGGGCGCCTGGTCATTCCGGTCGGTAACGCCCATCAGCAACGCATGACCCGCGTGCGCTGCACCGGACCGGGTACCTATGAGACCGAAACCATGCACGTCTTTCGCTTTGTCCCTTTGATACGCGAAAACGACGAGACCAATAGCTAG
- the cdaA gene encoding diadenylate cyclase CdaA — protein sequence MTLVHWIIPIRLVDLLEIGLVAYVLYKLYQLMRGTLAVQIFLGVMAIYLLQVIVTALDMTMLRRFFGALSEVAVLAVIILFQPEIRRLLVMVAQTPFLRRFVSAPVREEVIHEVCAAVAEMSRLRIGALIVFERSTGLRHYIETGTILNARISRELLLTIFYDKNPLHDGAVIIRNQVIAAARCILPVSTSMKLSPHLGLRHRAAVGITEQTDAFVVVVSEETGTISVAQQGELISNLTAAELRTLLIEALEARPAVEVEEETSMELPS from the coding sequence GTGACGCTTGTTCACTGGATCATCCCGATTCGTCTGGTCGATCTGCTAGAGATCGGCCTGGTGGCATATGTGCTCTACAAGCTGTATCAGCTCATGCGCGGCACCCTGGCCGTGCAGATCTTCCTGGGCGTCATGGCGATCTACCTCCTGCAGGTTATTGTAACGGCGCTTGACATGACCATGCTGCGCCGCTTTTTTGGCGCGCTCAGCGAAGTGGCGGTGCTCGCCGTGATTATTTTGTTTCAACCTGAAATTCGGCGGCTGCTCGTCATGGTGGCGCAGACGCCCTTCCTGCGGCGCTTCGTCTCCGCCCCCGTTCGAGAAGAAGTGATTCATGAAGTCTGTGCTGCCGTAGCTGAAATGAGCCGGCTACGTATTGGCGCACTCATTGTGTTTGAGCGTTCGACCGGACTGCGCCACTATATCGAAACAGGTACGATCCTGAACGCCCGGATTTCTCGCGAGCTGCTACTAACCATCTTTTATGACAAAAATCCCCTGCATGACGGTGCCGTGATTATCCGAAATCAGGTGATTGCTGCAGCTCGCTGCATCTTGCCCGTTTCGACCAGTATGAAGTTAAGCCCCCACCTGGGACTGCGGCACCGGGCAGCAGTAGGAATTACCGAGCAAACCGATGCGTTTGTCGTTGTGGTTTCGGAAGAGACGGGAACAATCTCCGTGGCGCAACAAGGCGAGCTGATTTCTAATCTGACGGCTGCCGAGCTACGCACGCTTTTAATCGAAGCGTTGGAGGCGCGTCCGGCCGTCGAAGTTGAAGAGGAAACGTCGATGGAGTTGCCGTCATGA
- the folP gene encoding dihydropteroate synthase translates to MWHAESFDRNRFVLNCRGRLLDCRPGLPGGAQVMGILNVTPDSFWDGGRYQTVDAALRRAETMLKEGAAIIDVGGESTRPRGRTYGRGAAPVSPDEERRRVLPVIEAIAQRFPEAIISVDTYKPEVARDALEAGAHVINDQTGLRLYPEMAEVAARFDAPLILMHSVGRPGEMPHELHYDDVVGAVRDSLAASISRAHAAGVRQVVIDPGFGFGKTAAENLQLVNNIDVLLRLGYPVLVGISRKSTIGQVLGAPEKPVPPAERLYGTLGATAVAVLRGATLVRTHDVKPTVEMLRLLAATLAQPRPESLHAV, encoded by the coding sequence ATGTGGCATGCCGAATCGTTCGACAGAAACCGCTTCGTGCTGAACTGCCGGGGACGGTTGCTGGATTGCCGTCCGGGACTGCCCGGAGGGGCCCAGGTTATGGGCATTCTGAACGTTACGCCCGACTCGTTCTGGGACGGAGGCCGATATCAGACAGTAGATGCTGCCCTGCGCCGGGCAGAAACTATGTTAAAAGAAGGGGCTGCAATCATCGACGTAGGAGGGGAATCAACACGGCCCCGCGGCCGCACGTACGGCCGCGGAGCAGCGCCCGTCTCGCCTGACGAAGAACGGCGGCGCGTCTTGCCGGTGATCGAAGCCATTGCGCAGCGGTTTCCTGAAGCAATCATTTCGGTCGATACCTACAAGCCAGAGGTAGCCCGCGATGCCCTGGAAGCCGGAGCTCATGTTATTAACGATCAGACGGGATTGCGGCTCTATCCGGAAATGGCGGAAGTAGCGGCGCGTTTCGACGCTCCCCTTATCCTGATGCACTCAGTAGGGCGCCCGGGTGAAATGCCCCACGAACTACACTACGACGACGTAGTAGGAGCTGTCCGTGATTCGCTGGCCGCATCGATAAGCCGAGCGCATGCTGCCGGGGTGCGTCAGGTAGTAATTGATCCGGGGTTCGGCTTTGGAAAAACCGCGGCCGAAAATTTGCAGTTGGTTAATAATATCGATGTACTGCTACGCCTGGGCTACCCGGTGCTGGTTGGAATTTCCCGCAAAAGTACCATTGGGCAGGTGCTGGGCGCACCGGAGAAACCCGTGCCGCCCGCAGAACGGCTCTACGGTACCCTGGGGGCAACGGCCGTCGCCGTGCTGCGCGGAGCAACGTTGGTGCGGACGCACGACGTAAAACCCACCGTCGAGATGCTACGCCTGCTGGCTGCCACGCTGGCTCAGCCGCGCCCTGAATCGCTGCATGCTGTTTGA
- a CDS encoding GH3 auxin-responsive promoter family protein, protein MIVASLLQWLPFFYRHRRFIQDPAGTQARLLRRLLQRAAHTEWGRRYGFAELARARDVVRAYQTRVPLHTYEDFRADVERMRRGVPDICWPGRIRHFAVSSGTASEGTLIPVSREMLRADRRFSIEVGLHYLLQSGRWSFLKGRHLTLPGRADEDPRYPGTWAGEISGLVARHAPWYVRLFYQAVPDRILMLPNWEAKLRAIAQHTLHQDIRLVVMAPTWGLVLFNLLLEEARRQGHLATTVRDIWPNLQVFISGGVALSSYRTLLEEMIGQPAPDFIETYGASEGFFAFQSTRDDPAMLLHLDNGIFYEFVPLEARDHPNPPRYTIATIEPGVRYALYVTTCSGLWSYAMRDVVRFTQTNPPKLVVAGRTSEMLDLYGEAVFGDEARAALEEACRRTGARVHDYHIAPRPATRTRPPTHQWLIEFAHPPADLSAFAMVIDAHLQRVNRHYQIRREARAFDRPEIVALPPGAFLEWMRRHRARLSGQSKIPRMRSDRRLADALLAQCADFVSSTETSPDSSA, encoded by the coding sequence ATGATCGTTGCTTCTCTCCTGCAATGGTTGCCGTTCTTTTATCGCCATCGCCGTTTTATACAGGATCCAGCCGGCACGCAGGCCCGTCTGCTGCGCCGCTTGCTGCAGCGGGCTGCCCATACGGAATGGGGCCGTCGTTATGGCTTTGCTGAGCTGGCGCGCGCCCGGGACGTCGTGCGGGCCTATCAAACGCGCGTGCCTCTGCACACCTATGAGGACTTTCGCGCAGATGTGGAGCGCATGCGGCGTGGCGTGCCAGACATCTGCTGGCCCGGACGCATCCGTCATTTTGCCGTCTCCAGTGGCACTGCCTCGGAAGGTACGCTCATCCCGGTCAGCCGAGAAATGCTCCGCGCCGATCGCCGGTTTAGCATCGAAGTAGGGTTGCACTATTTGCTGCAGTCTGGCCGCTGGTCCTTTCTCAAAGGCCGTCACCTGACGCTGCCAGGACGTGCCGACGAAGATCCGCGCTATCCAGGCACCTGGGCGGGTGAAATCAGCGGGCTGGTCGCGCGCCATGCGCCCTGGTATGTGCGCCTTTTCTATCAGGCAGTACCGGACCGAATTCTCATGCTGCCGAACTGGGAGGCAAAATTGCGGGCCATTGCGCAGCATACGCTGCATCAAGACATTCGTCTGGTGGTTATGGCGCCGACCTGGGGGCTGGTGCTGTTTAACTTGCTGCTCGAGGAAGCGCGGCGGCAAGGGCATCTGGCCACAACCGTTCGTGACATATGGCCTAATCTGCAGGTGTTTATTTCGGGAGGAGTCGCCCTCAGCTCTTACCGCACCTTGCTTGAAGAAATGATCGGGCAGCCTGCGCCAGACTTCATCGAAACCTACGGCGCTTCGGAAGGCTTTTTTGCCTTTCAGTCCACGCGCGATGATCCGGCGATGCTATTGCATCTGGACAACGGAATCTTTTATGAATTTGTCCCGCTGGAGGCCCGCGACCACCCCAATCCCCCCCGCTACACCATTGCAACCATTGAGCCTGGCGTGCGCTATGCGCTCTACGTGACCACGTGCAGCGGACTCTGGAGCTATGCGATGCGGGATGTGGTGCGTTTTACCCAGACCAACCCGCCCAAGCTGGTGGTTGCAGGTCGCACCAGCGAGATGCTTGACCTTTACGGCGAAGCCGTCTTCGGAGACGAAGCCCGCGCTGCGCTTGAAGAAGCCTGCCGACGCACCGGCGCGCGAGTGCACGACTACCATATTGCTCCCCGTCCCGCGACTCGAACGCGCCCGCCCACGCACCAGTGGCTCATTGAGTTTGCGCACCCTCCCGCAGATCTGTCGGCTTTTGCAATGGTCATCGACGCTCACCTGCAACGCGTCAACCGGCATTACCAGATTCGTCGGGAGGCCCGCGCTTTCGACCGGCCCGAAATTGTTGCGCTGCCACCGGGTGCCTTTCTCGAATGGATGCGACGGCATCGAGCGCGGCTCAGCGGGCAGAGCAAAATTCCGCGCATGCGTTCGGATCGGCGCTTAGCGGATGCGCTTCTGGCGCAATGTGCGGATTTTGTGTCTTCTACGGAAACCTCGCCGGATTCTTCTGCATAA
- a CDS encoding sigma-70 family RNA polymerase sigma factor has translation MYVPRQQRMLDQYLQEIGKIPLLTPEEEVELARRIKQGDEEALHKLTRANLRFVVSVAKKYQGQGLSLADLINEGNYGLIKAAQRFDETRGFKFISYAVWWIRQAILQALAEQSRVVRLPLNRIGTISKIRKVSARLAQEHERAPSAEELAEELNIDVEKIREALQHTGRALSMDAPFTDDDDNSLLDVLPNEEDTAPDEGLMEESLKIDIERALSTLHPREAEIIRLYFGIGREHPLTLEEIGQRFGLTRERVRQIKEKALRKLRQKHRREELQIHVG, from the coding sequence ATGTACGTCCCGCGCCAGCAACGCATGCTGGATCAGTACCTCCAGGAGATCGGGAAAATCCCGTTATTGACGCCTGAGGAGGAGGTCGAACTGGCACGGCGCATCAAGCAGGGCGACGAAGAAGCGTTGCACAAGCTAACGCGTGCCAACCTGCGGTTCGTGGTCTCTGTCGCCAAGAAGTACCAGGGACAGGGCCTGAGCCTGGCCGACCTGATCAATGAAGGCAACTATGGCCTCATCAAGGCGGCCCAGCGCTTTGACGAGACGCGCGGGTTCAAATTTATCTCTTATGCCGTCTGGTGGATCCGCCAGGCTATTTTGCAGGCTCTGGCCGAGCAGAGTCGCGTGGTGCGCCTGCCGTTGAACCGAATCGGTACCATCTCTAAAATCCGTAAGGTAAGTGCCCGGCTGGCGCAGGAACACGAGCGCGCCCCCAGCGCCGAAGAACTGGCCGAAGAGCTCAACATCGACGTTGAAAAAATCCGGGAGGCACTCCAGCATACGGGCCGCGCGCTCTCCATGGACGCGCCCTTCACCGACGACGATGACAACAGCCTGCTCGACGTTCTGCCCAACGAAGAGGATACGGCTCCGGACGAAGGCCTCATGGAAGAGTCGCTCAAGATTGACATTGAGCGGGCGCTTTCCACGTTACATCCACGCGAAGCTGAAATTATCCGCCTCTACTTCGGCATCGGCCGAGAGCATCCGCTAACGCTGGAAGAAATCGGGCAGCGTTTTGGTCTGACGCGCGAGCGCGTGCGCCAGATCAAGGAAAAGGCACTCCGCAAACTCCGTCAGAAACATCGCCGCGAAGAACTGCAAATCCACGTGGGCTAA
- a CDS encoding potassium channel family protein, whose product MKRFVVIGLGNFGASVAEALYAEGNEVLAIDLDERAVDRIAPHVTRAVVCDGRDLETLERLGVREVDVGIISTGDDITASVLSTLVLRDLGVGEIYVKVISRDHARVMNRLGVTETIFPERESALNLASRLSGRALLNYFRIGAGFGIQEMAVPDEWEGKTLRQLELRQRYGLSVVAVRDVLSDQIHIPPDPDVPLRDTDTLFVAGKEEDLEQVARLK is encoded by the coding sequence ATGAAACGTTTTGTCGTGATTGGACTCGGCAACTTCGGCGCCAGCGTGGCCGAAGCGCTATACGCCGAAGGTAATGAAGTGCTGGCCATCGACCTGGATGAACGGGCCGTTGATCGCATTGCACCGCATGTAACGCGGGCAGTAGTCTGTGACGGCCGCGACTTAGAAACGCTCGAACGCCTGGGCGTCCGTGAAGTAGACGTCGGCATTATCTCAACAGGCGACGACATTACAGCCAGTGTGCTTTCAACGCTTGTGTTGCGTGATTTAGGCGTGGGGGAAATCTACGTGAAGGTTATTTCACGCGACCATGCCCGCGTTATGAACCGACTGGGGGTAACCGAGACGATTTTTCCGGAACGGGAGTCGGCGTTAAATCTGGCCAGCCGCCTTTCGGGCCGAGCCCTGCTCAACTATTTCCGCATCGGCGCCGGGTTTGGCATTCAGGAAATGGCGGTGCCTGATGAATGGGAAGGGAAAACGTTGCGGCAGCTTGAACTGCGCCAGCGCTACGGCCTGTCGGTCGTAGCCGTGCGCGACGTGCTGAGCGATCAGATTCACATTCCACCGGATCCGGACGTTCCGTTGCGCGACACCGATACGCTGTTTGTAGCCGGCAAAGAAGAAGACCTGGAACAGGTGGCCCGTCTGAAATAA